CCGGCATATGGTTCTAAAATAGTAAATTTTCCATCAATAATACCAACTCTGGCGCCGATGCCCTGATATTTTTCATCTTGTGTGATCCTGTAACTTTCTATTTGAGATTCAGAAACAAAATTGGTATATGGGTCTAATGAGCCCACCATAGCATCTATTGCGGTTCTCATCATGGTGCCGGGATCCAGTTCATCCACAAAATTAGTATTCAACTCTTTATAAACGTTCATAAAAATTTCCAGGTTTTTACTGATCTCAAAAAGTTTGTCATTTTGAACAGTAACCGCGGCTATTCCGCTTATCATTGCAATAGATAAGAATAGAATTTTTATTTTTTTTGTCATAATGGGAAATAATTGATTTAAAATAATTCGACCAATTTTAGTGAATATATTATATAACGACGTTTTTATAAAAATTATGTTTCAATAAAACGAATTATGCTTTCAATCAGTGCATTCGGATTATCAGCATGTACCCAGTGTCCGGCATCTGCAATCGTTTCAAAGGCTGCATTTGGAAATTGTTTTTTTAAAGTAGTCTTATCATCTTCCATTATATATTCTGATCTTTCACCTTTTATAAAGAGCGTTTCGACACTTACAGTCTCGTGAATATCCAATGCTGCCAAAATATCCGGATAAGATGTATGTAACAATGACAGATTCATTTTCCATTCAAATTGACCTTCTTTTGATCTTGAAAGATTTTTCATTAAAAATTGAACTGTACTTAATTCATTTAAATGGTTCATCAATATTTCTTCAACTTCTGAACGACTCTGTACAGAATTCAGATTTACATCCAATAACGCATTAAATACCTGCTCATGACCTCCGGAATAGGCTTTTGAAGCCATATCGACTACGATAAGTTTAGTAACTGAATTTTGATGTGCTAAGGCAAACTGCATAGCTGTTTTTCCACCCATGCTATGACCTAAAATGATGGATTCATGTATCCCATTGTCTTCCATAAATTCAAATAAGTCATCTGACAGAACCTGGTAGTTAAATGTATCTGTATGTGGTGAGCGACCATGGTCACGCTGATCTATAAGAATACTCATATAATCCCTTTCTTCCAGTTTTCTAGCAATCAGTTGCCAGTTATCCAACATTCCAAACAGCCCATGCAGAATGATAACGGGCTGACCTTGTCCAATAATTTTATAATTCAGTTTCATGAATGGTACTAATAATGAGTTTATGCCAAAGAATGGACAAAATAACCACAAAATAGTTCAATTCTAAACTTAGGTACTAATGTAACTGTCTTAACATTAGTTACTTTCTGAAATGCCTATTCTACAACGGTAATTTTGAGCATGTTGGTTCTGAATCGCTTATGAAGTGGCATACTTCCTGTGTTAATTACGATATCTCCTTTGGAAAGTACACCTTCCGTTTTCAGAATATTATTGAGATCTTCAATAGTCTCGTCTGTAGAAGTAAATTTAGTATAAAGATAACATTTAACACCCCAAACCAAAC
The genomic region above belongs to Saprospiraceae bacterium and contains:
- a CDS encoding alpha/beta fold hydrolase, which gives rise to MKLNYKIIGQGQPVIILHGLFGMLDNWQLIARKLEERDYMSILIDQRDHGRSPHTDTFNYQVLSDDLFEFMEDNGIHESIILGHSMGGKTAMQFALAHQNSVTKLIVVDMASKAYSGGHEQVFNALLDVNLNSVQSRSEVEEILMNHLNELSTVQFLMKNLSRSKEGQFEWKMNLSLLHTSYPDILAALDIHETVSVETLFIKGERSEYIMEDDKTTLKKQFPNAAFETIADAGHWVHADNPNALIESIIRFIET